ACCAACATACAGTACACAGCAAAAAGAAATTAATGCCCTTCAACCTCATCGGATAAAAAATTGAGTGGCTGTCTAACAAAATTTTGCACCATAATTCCCCAAGTGCGCTCGTTAGGTGTTAtcccaacagtcactgctctgtttAGAAGCATATTAGCGTCATCAAGCAATCTCGCTTTGCAGTGCCAACTAATGAGGATATTGTATGTAATAGTATCTGCATGCACATTTTCAGAATGTAACTTCTCTAGGAGATTCAGCGCAGCATGCATCCATCCCATTTTGCACAATCCATTTATGAGTGTGTTGTATGTGACAATGTCAGGAGTAAGCCCTTGGTTTAACATCTCCTTTGAGAGCTCTAGTGCATCACGCACCCTTCTTGTCTTGCAGAGCTCACTAATCAAGAGGTTGTATGAAATGTTATTTGGCTTAATTCCCTTTTCTATCATTTCTGCGAGCAACACCATGCTCCGATCAACATTCCCATCTCTGCACAGGGCTTTAATCAGACCATTGTAGCTAACAACATCAAGCGAACAACCATGAAGTACCATTTCATTTGCAAGGCGTATGGCATCCTGCAAACTTCCTTTGCACAACAGTGCATGAATGAGTGTATTATAAGTTATTCTATTCGCAACAACACCCTCGTCAACCAAATTTTCAAATAGATACACGGCCTCCTCGATCTGGCCATTGTTGCAGAGATGATAAATTATTGTATTATACGTGCAGATATCAGGCTTGCAGCCTTCACTCTTCATCTCTTGCACGAGTGACATCGCGTCATCCATCCTGCCTTCCTTACATACAGCATAAATCATTCCATTGTATCCTTGAGAATTCAGACTCAAGCCATTTGCCAACATTACCTTCAGCGTTGCTCTCATGTCATCCCACATGCCATTCCTGCAAAAAGCATGCAGCAAGATCGTGTAGGTCACTAAGTTTGGAGCACAACCCTTATCCTCCATCTCTCTAAGCAACCGCATGGCCGAACCAAGCCTCCCAAGCTTGCAAAGCCCATGTATCAATATACTGTAAGTGTGTGCATCTGGTGGGCAGCCTTTTGATCCCATTATCTCATACAGCTCCGTCGCCTCTGTTAGCTTCCCATCCAAAAGACATCCGCCAATCACCGTGTTAAATAACACGACATTCAACTCCGGCACCCTCCCGAGCATTGTGCGTGCCTCATCCACCTGCCTTGCTCGGCACAGGCCCTGGATAAGGAACCCGTATGTCATGGTGTTTGGCACGCGGCCTCTTATCATCATCCTGTCCACAAGCCTCGCAGCATCGCGGAGACGCCCAAGCATGCATAGCCCGTGCACAATGTCATTGAACGTGTTGACATCAGCAGAGCACCCCATGAGGAACATCTCATCAAGGAGCGTGGTAGCCTCGGCGACCTCACCCTGCTCACACAGGGCGTGGATGACCGTCTGATAGAGCACCACATCGGGCACACACCCATGCCGCGCCATGCTGCGGAGCATCGCGAGCGCCTCATCAGCACGTCCGAGGCGGCAGAGCGCGCGCGCAGCGACACCGAAGGTAAAGGTGGAGGGCGGGATGCGGTCCCGGTGGACCATACGGCGGTAGAGCGCGAGCACATCGGCGTGGCAGTTCGCCCTGGCCAGTGCCGCGAGGACGGTGTTGTACGAGCGGAAGGACGGCGAGACGGCGAAGCGGCTGGGCAACTGGTCGAGCAGGTGGAGGGCGCGGCCAGGGGGCAAGGAGCGCAGGAGCGGTATGAGGAGGGTCTCCCGGAGAGGGGGGTGGCGGGAGGAGGGGAGGGATTCAAGGAGGGAGAGCGCGCGCTCTGGGTctgcgtcggcggcggcgagcaagggGCGGAGGGGGTGCGACGAGAGGACGGGGTGGGAGGCGGCGTAccactggaggaggaggagggaggtggcCGGGGACAGCGGCAGCGCGAGGAGGCGCCCGAGACGGTGCGGGGTGAGCGGGCGGGAGGAGAGCGTGGATCGGAGGCGAGAGAGGTCGAATGGCGCGAGCAGCTCCGGCCACGACGTCGCGGCGGCTGCCCGGAGCTTGGGCGGGGGTTCCCCCATACCGGTTGCGGGGAAACCCGCCCATCGGCTCACTATTTTTCACTTACTAGGCCCAGTCGTTAGGTTAAGTGGACACGCCCCGCGTGTTTACGCTTTCGGCGTGCCCAGATTTGGGCCGCCACACTATCAAATTCGTGATgctaagtgtaacatcccaaaagaTTTCAAATTTATCCTCAAAAAATAATATTTCAAATTTATCCTCAAAAAAAGATttcaaattttggaatgttaaatAAATAAATAGGCAATAGTTTTTGAGCTGCTATGATTTTCAGAAGAAATAGAAACTTTTTGAGTCTTGGTTAAAACTTTTCCAAACCATGTGATGCAAATAGGATTAGTGTAA
This region of Triticum aestivum cultivar Chinese Spring chromosome 2D, IWGSC CS RefSeq v2.1, whole genome shotgun sequence genomic DNA includes:
- the LOC123052038 gene encoding pentatricopeptide repeat-containing protein At5g64320, mitochondrial, yielding MGEPPPKLRAAAATSWPELLAPFDLSRLRSTLSSRPLTPHRLGRLLALPLSPATSLLLLQWYAASHPVLSSHPLRPLLAAADADPERALSLLESLPSSRHPPLRETLLIPLLRSLPPGRALHLLDQLPSRFAVSPSFRSYNTVLAALARANCHADVLALYRRMVHRDRIPPSTFTFGVAARALCRLGRADEALAMLRSMARHGCVPDVVLYQTVIHALCEQGEVAEATTLLDEMFLMGCSADVNTFNDIVHGLCMLGRLRDAARLVDRMMIRGRVPNTMTYGFLIQGLCRARQVDEARTMLGRVPELNVVLFNTVIGGCLLDGKLTEATELYEIMGSKGCPPDAHTYSILIHGLCKLGRLGSAMRLLREMEDKGCAPNLVTYTILLHAFCRNGMWDDMRATLKVMLANGLSLNSQGYNGMIYAVCKEGRMDDAMSLVQEMKSEGCKPDICTYNTIIYHLCNNGQIEEAVYLFENLVDEGVVANRITYNTLIHALLCKGSLQDAIRLANEMVLHGCSLDVVSYNGLIKALCRDGNVDRSMVLLAEMIEKGIKPNNISYNLLISELCKTRRVRDALELSKEMLNQGLTPDIVTYNTLINGLCKMGWMHAALNLLEKLHSENVHADTITYNILISWHCKARLLDDANMLLNRAVTVGITPNERTWGIMVQNFVRQPLNFLSDEVEGH